ACCAGACCATGGAAACAGAGTGAAAGTGAGAGCTCTGGAGATGGATTTCACACTACCACGGGTGGATGAAAATATAAAGGGAAACAATTTCCGCACACCATTTTTTCGGCCTGCACGCTCATGTTTCCAAGAAACGGTGTGCGGATATTATTTCCCACATCTAGCCTCCCCTGATTATTAGCGGTGTTTGAGTACTCAACATTTGCTAAGATAACAAAACGCTTCAAAACATCGAAATTGGGACAAACGTGGAATAAAATTTATTCATCGGTCGAGCAGAGGAAGGGTGTTCCCATCACTGCCCATAAGAAATCTCACTTGAAAATATCACAGTTCACCATAATCCGCGGTCGAAGACGTTATGACAACATTATTAGCAAATGCAGGAAATTACAAATGTTCAAACATGTCCGATCCGATTAGTCCATCACATCACTGATTTCCTAAATAGTAGTAAACAAAAACCTTCAAAGGAAGTACAGACAAGGAAGTTAACTCCTGCATGAGAATGCATctaaaatttgtaccaaaacaaAAACGCAATCTAAAATTCCGGCGATTATATAAATTACACCACCGTAAAGAGGGGGAATAGGGGGAGCAGCTCCAGTTGCAACTAGTGAAACTTTGCTCTCAATTTCCTTTCGACAGCTGAATGAGTTTTCTGATCCTGAGAAGAATGCATAGACAGatgtattaaaataaaaagcGCCAAAGAAAACGATTGTTACAGTTTATCTGGGCAGTTGGCACCAACTGTAATGAAACTGTAATGGTTATCCTACTTAACAGTTAGAACCAACAGAAACCGAGTTCCTAACCACCATATTCGCCCCCTCATGCGTGCGTATGTGTGCTGGTGGGTAGTTATAATCATTTCAGAAACTGTAACTTCTTGATGCAGTATTACAGAAATATAAAACCAAGTGTTTGATAATGAAATATGACTATGAATCCTTTCAAAGGTAGCAAGGTGCTTCGTTCTAGTGAAACGTTTACCGCTAACTGGAAATACCTCCATTGCTCATCTCAATATTGCCCCTGGCTTCGACTTATAGAGTGGTCGCGAAGGAGTTTCTGGCTAGGGGTTTGGTGATCATCCTGCAAGTACAAATGCAATCAAAGCGTATAGCACAGCGAGAATATTTTGTTCAAATGATATGAGGTTATTTTCATGCATTCATCTGACTCATATGAAGCACTTGATTAGCATCAGAGGACGTACAACACCATGCATAAATGTAGGATCTAAAACACAAAAGAAATAGTGTAAAAGAAACTAACCTTGTATAAAGATGCTGCTGACTCGGACTGTAATGTCTGAATAGCATCCTGCCCCAGCGAACGCAGAGCATCAAGGGCATCTAAGGTTAGCTGCCAACCACAAAGTGCAACAGCATCAGCACTGGTACCAGAACCACAGACACTACTGCCAGCGGCAGCAACATTCCCATTGACCCAGGGGCAGAATTGGTTGTGATGGCCAATTGGATCAAATTCCATAGGTTCTTCATAATTGCTTTCACCTTTTGGAGGTCCTGGATAACCATATAgagttaacaaaaaaataataataagagaACATAAATGAATACAAATGAGTAGACCCTTCATTCTCCTTTATAGGTATAACCAAACACAAGCGTAGGAGTTGGTGGATGCAAGATATGCAGcaaaagtggttttttttttttttggtaggaTGGAGTCATTCACAATATCACATTACAATCTTAAACTGCCGCCCGCAAATATGCCCTTAAAGTCTTAAATCATCATAATacttaaaactgaaaataagAACGAATAGAAGTCTCTTTATATTTGTAAAAGGTTTTGTGAGAGGAACAGGGAGGTAAGAAGTGGACAAATGTGCATAATTGcccaaaattgaaattttaccTAGCCCGTTGGCAACAGCATACTCTGATTCTTGGTACACACAATTGTTCGTAAATGAAGATTTGCCAGTATTTTCAACCTCCTTCTTGGTTGTTCTGTAATTGGAGAAGACATTAGCATTGCATGAAAGAGAAGGGCGGGCACTGTTCTCTAGCTTGAAGCTTTGACTAATCTTTTCACCACTTTCCACAGATTCAGCCTTAGTAGAACCATCAATCTTTGAGCCACTATCAGCCCTCCCCACAGATCGAGACAGCATCTCCTGGCTATCACCATGGGGATCTTCCCTATTTATTTCATCAGGGACAATTTCATCCATTAGTCCAGGATCTGGGGCAGATTCACCTGTCTGGCCCTGATTTTCAGCATCTTCTGTTCTAGGTTCCACATCTCCAACTACACTATCTGCTCTATGGACAGATACATCAGCACCATGAATCTCAGCTTCATGACTAGCACACATTCCAACACTTCCGCCACTAATCCCGAAACTAATACCATCCCTGGCCTGAGCTGTCACAGTTTCTGTGTTAAAAATTTCCTCCCCATCATTTGTACTACTAACACCCATTTCCCCAAGAACTGCATCAGCCACAGGTTGAAAACCAACGCTTTGCTGAGCTTGATTACTGTAATTCAATTCTGATGTATCATTCATGTCCAGATTTCCATATGTACTAGAAGTGGGGAAATGAACATCATCAACATCTCCTGGATAATTTTCAACACTTTCCATAGAGTCATCATCTGTGCCATGACAGATTGTATCCATTGCAATGACTGAAGATGCACGTGCTGAATCCATATTTGAATGGATTCCAAATTGGTCGCTACCTTGCGGAAATGAAGCAACTCTATTAGCATCAGCGTAAATATCAATACCCATTGAATGACTGGGACCAGCACCAGAGGAACAGTACGTATCGAACATATCTGAATCACGAGCACGTTTTGAAGGCCCAGCTGAGTATTGTCCACCATCTGTAACTTCATCACCATCACGATCAATGACAGTTCCTTCAACACTATCAGTGTGCTGCGTCCTTAAATGAGGCCTATCAACAGAACTGCCTCCTATTTCCAAACTCCGCTTACGAGAACTGGGACCCCTTGATTCATATGAAGCGGCTCGATCACCAACCTCGCTGCCTGCAGGTTGCCCAATCATCAGATCCCTCCCCATATCTCCATCCTGAATGTTTTCAGACATTTCTGGTCTGCCAAACCGATTAAAAGTAAAACCCCCTCCCATAGTAAGATTCAAATCAACATCCGTTTTTCCCTCAGTTGTTGTTGCTACTTCGTCACGGTCTTCAGTTTGGCCTTTCTCAGCATCATCAGCAGAAACCCAACCACTAATTCCACTGGCTGCACTTGCGCCACGTGTAAATCCCAATTTTTTGCTTGTGTCAGGAAGATCAATGTTATTGGGAGTAAATCGCGTAGGTCGAGGAATGGTTAAGAAATCCAATATTCTAACTGTAGCCCCACATAAGCTGCAATCTAGTAAAGGTGATCTGGGATCACGTCTAGATTCCTTAACCAACACTTTACTCTTTCCAGCATCTTTTCTAGCAGAAGCAGAGACTGCTTTCTTGCTTGGTCCAGGTTCTTGTGAAAGATGGACCTGGGCATATGTCGGCCCGAGAGAATATCCATTTCTAGCTGATTGGGCAGAATGTTCTTCACAGTCTTGCGCGTTTAAAAGCCATCTTGGTTCCCATCCGCAAAGACTTATAAGCTTCTGAGCCTGATAATAGAAAGGTATTGGGTTAGAAGAACATATACTTCAGTAATTTGACCAATACAACAAACCACCAACAGGGAGAAGTTTATAATTAACTCTTACACGAGAATATAAACAGATTGATCCATCTCGGGAGCTTTCCTGTTCTGGTATACTTTCTGGTTTAAAATCTACTTCCCCTGCCATAAGAAAGCGATCAACCTGCGGACCCCGAGAAACCAACATTTGCTCAATTGCAGATGCAGCTACCTTAGGTAGAGAGTGGAATTGCAAAAGTCCATCACATCTATCCTTATATCCCCCAATTAAAGCAGACTGAGGGGTAGGGGGGAATTGCACCAGGCTTTCGGGGCAGCTGTTTCCTCTCCAAGGACAAGCAACTTTGTGATCGGAATCCAGCTGCTTTACAAAGGCATCCCCCGCATTTTGAACTTCACATTGAAATGAAAAGgacagaacaaaaaaaaattaaaaagtaggAATAGACAAGCTTATGTAGATACTATAGAATTCTTAACACAATTTCTGATTAtataaaaaagagaagaaatagAGTATTCTAAAAATGAAGTTTAGCATCATTATACTTTATTTTATAAGAAACAAGGATTTATTAACAGGTGAAAAGTGAAGTGCAGAGCAAGATGTGCAAGAAGTCCAGCAGGAAAATCcaactaaaacaaacaaacacttagCCCAAAACAGAATACAATCCAGTTGGATCAATCCAAAAGGTGCATCCTTCAGATGTTTAGACTGGGTCACAAGGCAGCCTAACCAGAAGGAAGAAATTTAACTCCGCCCACAGTTTGGACAACAACTACtcatttagattttaattttgcAACTGAAACAAATATAGATGTAGTAGACTAAAAGACAACTTTCAACCAAATAATATAATGCCTTAATAACAAAAGAAGTCACTCTAAGCGCAATTTTTCGTACTTtttttaaaagatttttttgGGTATAATGAACATGCCAAAAGCAACACCGCAGCATTTTACATgtgaaatcagaaatataaaATCTATCATGCACATGATATGTAGCTGAAAAGAATCAGAAGCTTCCAGGAAAGTCTTCTCAGAAATAATTAGGGAGTTGCGATGTAATCCGCATAATAAAACAAAGGCTGTGTaagtttataaattataaacatGTATTTTGAAAGACATTGTTTTAAACGTAAATTACTAGAAATCCCCTAAGACAGCTATAGCCAACCTTCATCAGGAGTCCAAGATGGCAACAAAGCAAAACCAAGGGATGCGCCGCATGATTCACATGCAATTTTATCAACATCAACATTCACCCAACCTCTCCGAGCACATGCCAGTGAACTGATGACCTGAAAGAAATGACATAAGCAAAAGTTAGATAAGTTGAGACTGTCATGAGCCTATTGCAGGAAGGAAATGAAAGATTTGTGGCGGGAAGTTCAACTGTAAGCAGTTGAACGTTTAAAAGTTGTCCAAGAAGATCATATTTCACTTCTAGGGATAACATGTACGAGACTcgtaatgtataaaaaaaatttatctgAAATTTACTAAACGATGAGCCTACAAATGGGTACTTCATTTATGTAacataataatatttattaaatGGACAGACAACTTAATTATACATAATTATACTATCTATATGCGTGTGTGTTCTAAATGACTTAAAATGGAAGTAAATGCTTCAGATTTGAAAGACTTGAGTTTATGGATATATAGCAGCTAAAGTACAAACCTTGGGCTTCGAAAACCAATTTGATGGTTTAAAAGTAGCCAAGCGGCGCAGTAAGTCCCCTCTTTCCCAAGGTCTACACGACAGTCTTGATGATCCGAAAACAGAGCTACCCCCACCACCTCCTCCAGCACTGGTGCTCAAAGAGGTCATCGGGGGTTGCGAACCAACACAAGATATAGATGCTCCTTTAGAGCCTTGTCCATGAATCGACCCATCCACACTGCCCACATTTGCCGGAACAGTTGGCGATGATGCCCCCGCCGAACTATCAAACGCAAAGCAGACATATTTAGCCAAAATTGAACATTAATACACACAACAAAATCTAATTAACCGAAGTTTAATTCTTTATAGCAGGTTTAATTGAATTAAGCTGAAAATTATGCACCATTAGGAAATGAAGCTGAAGCTCCAGCACTCCACCATCCGAGCAACCAAGTTACCAAACAGAGGAACAAATCGACCAATTCGACACATAAATTAACCAAATCCTAACACTAACTGCACAAATTGGTACAAATTGGAACACTACAGTCGCAGCTCGAACCAAACAGCAATCAAATGCAAAACCCTAATTGGATCAGCAGCAGAAATTGGAGGAAGGCGAAGACCGAGAAGCTTGACAAAGACggaggtttagagagagaaagaggggagagagagagaggaaagggtACCTGGCAGCAGGAGCAGGATCAACGTTCCCTCCGGAGCTGATGACCTCCTCCCTCATTGCTTCTGTTGATTTTCCCCCACAATATTCTTTTTCGAAAGCAGAGAATACGAAAGAGTGCGTGCGTTTTTATAGCGAGTACCGAACGCGTGTGGTGTGGCGCGTAAATGGTACTCTCACTCCTTTTAGGCTTTCGGTGGAACTGTGGGTCGGTTCCATGGGCGGGCGGGGATGCTAGTGGTTCGGGTTTTGAATTTCATTGGAGTCAGGGCTTTGGAGTTGGACCCACCCACCTACTCCCTCTATGCTTTTAGAGAGGATCCGGATCCTCTCTGTAAGAATCTTAAgaatcctccaatcacatctgttcatcgtacattatgtggtcagtttttgtcaggtactgtttatattcaattttaaattaaaaaatttacaataatttatgaccgcacgatatacaatgaacggatgtgattggagATTCCGGCGAGGATTCTCCTAACTCTATGCTGGATGGACAACGTGACTAAAccgagatttttcaatgtgaacGGAGCACAttgtggtacatcacgtgttattataAAATTAGTTAGATAATtatgtaaaaaattaacaatttaaaaaataaattttttctctATTTATATATTAACACGCTTTTCGCACAATAAAAACTTTCTAACTAGATCAGCCTAGTTTTTTTTATTGCCTGGTTATCTTATTAGTCTTTTAAATATGATTTACTTTTAGCGAGTGATTTTCAATTAAGGGTGGTTTGACACTGTGACTAGACCCTTTTATGATCGTTAATTAAGGGTGGTTTGACACTGTGACTAGACCTTTTTACAGTCATTTGATAACGATTatgtttttaacttttagtttgaAAATCGTTAGCAACATTTGCGCTAACCTTTACATTTAAACTTTATCACTTAAATAAATGATACGTGACAttttttacacaaaaaaaataagtttatgcatattttctatttgatttctaaaaaaaaaacattaaagttctagcggaaaaaaaaaatatcacaacTCACTTCAAGaccttaggtacatatacatgCTAAGGGAACTCTATATAGACTCTCTCTTACCTCACAGTTTAACATCAATTCCCGCaataacattataaaatattgtgcacTAAACATGAATGACAAAGAATGGACGAAAAGACCAACTTTGAAAAAGTTTCCTTAGCTTTTTCTCTCGTAAAAAGGCAAAACACCCCAAATCAAATGCCTATTACCTTTTGCCTATACGATAGAGTAATATACCCCCAACGGAGGATTTAAACACTTTCCAAAATACCCCCAACGGAGGATTTAAACACTTTCCAAAAGTAATACAAATTTACatctcttatatatatatagtcacTATAAAATGTAGTTGTATTTGGAAAGAGAAGTCTAATTCGTCGTTaaatcttcttctctctctcgaaGGATACAAACCCTAACAAGTACATAACGCATTCTGAATGACAGGGTCACTACAAGGATATAACCCCAAGTGCTGCTTATTAGTTACAACAACAAACACCTGACAACGTTCACCCAAAAATTTGAAGAGAGAAACAGAATATAGCTATAAAACCCCATCAACATGTTCGGCCGAGGCCCGAGGAAGTCAATCATCTAGATGGCACAACACCTGCACCAGCACCAGCACCAGCACCAGCACGAGCACCTGCACCTGCACCAGCACCAGCACCAGCACCAGCACCAGCACCTGCACCAGCACCAGCACCTGCACCTGCACCAGCACCTGCACCTGCACCAGCACCAGCACCAGCACCTGCATTTGCACCAGCACCTGCACTTGCACCTGCACCTGCGGGATAAAAGAAGTGTCCGAGGGTTTCACTTTAAAAGGGATTGTTGGGGAAGACAGGACGATATGCTCTGTGATTAATCTTAGAATTTAGACAGATTAGAAGGTGATGCTTACCACCATCTGCTTCCTTCCTTGATTCATCTGCTGATTTCCAGACTATATCCTTCAGCCCCGTCGACAGGTTTTTGTAGAACTGTAAATACAAGACAATCGAGTAAATATATGCAAAGGACAAAATTTCGCAACACAGCACACATAATGGTGCAAGATATGTGCAATTTCAAAAGTTGTGTGATTGCCCAAGCTGCAGCTAGATGTGCAATAACCCTAATGCTGCAAGGGATTAATAACACGTCCAATCCATTAGGGCACTCTTCTGTGGTGTAGTTGTCCTTAATTTCTCTTAATTAGATGAATATAAAATACTTATTAGATCAATTAGTGCATCAACGTTAACATACATTGTGAAATTCCAGAGTGTCTCCCCCGGACTTGCGAACCTCAACCATGTAGAGTGAGGGGGCCACCTCAAAAATCTGGAAAGAAAGTCATTTTGTAATATCCATTATCAAAGGGAATGTCAAATgaacagaagaagaaaatttgaaaggaaaaaaagagtgaaaacctaacgaaaaatgaaaatgaaagagGCAAACCTCTGTTGCAACGGATAAATGGCCTTTACGTCCCGTTTTTTCACCTTGCAGCTTCAACTGAGATATAAATAATGGCATGGAAATGTGTCACATAACGACGCATTTTCCCCAGCTTTAAAGTCCACTTTCCCCAgtaaaatagagaaagaaaatcGAAATGCAAGAGCATAGCCATTTACCTTGAAGTTATTTTTCTTTACCCCAAATCCCAAAGGTGCTGCAGCTTCCTCAATTTTAGAAATTATCTCATTTGCAGGACGTTTGGATGTGAACCTTGTTTCTCGTTTAACAAGATCCTGGTTTGTTAAAGAAATGTCAGCTGTTTCCTTAAACTTTATGTTTATGAATAAACTAAATAATCAGAACTGGAGAGGAAAGGTTAAGACTTGCCAATTAAGCAAAGAAAAACAACAGCATGATATAGAACAATTACAATTTTAcgtttgtttttcaaatttaaccATACCATTTGTTTCTCAAAGAGACTATTGAGATTCAGGCCCTGGGATGTAGAGATAAGCTCAAAGGCATTCATTGTGACAGGTGCCACATTCCGCTCTTCTCGCCTCTCCACTACAAGGTTCTGAGAATCCTGTGCTTGGGAAGAATTGGAATACAAAGTCAAGCCCTGGCATCATGAACCAAGATAAATCATAATACGTAATGTCTCGCCCTTACCCCTGATTCATTGAATATAGAATCCACATCATCAAGACTGACATCAACTTGTTCAAAACTAGGTGGCTTATATCCTTTCTTAAACCACTCATTCTCAATGACCTCAGCAATTGTAATTCTCTGTTGCATGAAATTAGCTAGTGCAGTAAATGCAAGATATAAATAATAGCGAAAGGAAATTGAATTGCCTGGAAAACAGACAAATCTAATTTATAGAGTAAAAAAGGACATGAGACCGGGACATACTGTCATGGGGTTAGGATCCAAGATTCTCTTGATTAGCTTCTTTGCACTCGAGGAGAACCATGGAGGACATTTGAACTCAGCCTTAAATATCTGGTGGTCGCATAAAAAGGATGGATGTAATCATGTAAAACATGAATAACAGAGACAAAGATCGATCAAATCTGGTgatgagaaaagagagagattcacctttttgtataatgacatgagGTTGGAATCTTCAAAAGGCAAATACCCAGCCATTAAGACGAAAAGAATCACACCACAAGACCATAAATCTGCTTTCGCTCCATCATACCCTTTGTTGTTGATTACCTAGGAAAAAAAAGTATCATTAAGTGGAGAAGGGTaataagataagaaaaatagttAGTTTGACAAAAAAGCTTATATACCTCAGGGGCAACGTAATTTGGTGTTCCACATGTTGTGTGAAGCAATCCATCTTCCTGAatgaaagaaataagataatgaCTCATACATTCAGTATTGCTAAAAGAAGCTGTCCAGTCCTGACTATCAAATTTTGAATGGTTACATAAACGCATAATACTCACTCGCACTTGCTGAGGTAGGGCACTCAATCCAAAATCTGAAACTTTAAGAGTCCCGCTAACATCTAGCAGCAAATTCTCTGGCTGCAAAAAATTGACAACCACAAGAACAGTTTAGTCTTACATTATAATATAGATACATCAGAGGGGGCAACAAAAGATCTGAACTCCCTACAAACTACAGATCCGAACTTATTACGCTAAAATAACAAATATCtacatatttacatatatagatACAACAAATGGGGCAACCATAATTCAAACCTTTAGGTC
This genomic interval from Malus domestica chromosome 05, GDT2T_hap1 contains the following:
- the LOC103435169 gene encoding CBL-interacting protein kinase 23-like (The RefSeq protein has 1 non-frameshifting indel compared to this genomic sequence), with amino-acid sequence MASRSNTGSRTRVGRYELGRTLGEGNFAKVKFARNVETGENFAIKVLDKEKVLKHKMIGQIKREISTMKLIRHPNVIRMYEVMASKTKIYIVLEFVTGGELFDKIASKGRLKEDEARKYFQQLINAVDYCHSRGVFHRDLKPENLLLDVSGTLKVSDFGLSALPQQVREDGLLHTTCGTPNYVAPEVINNKGYDGAKADLWSCGVILFVLMAGYLPFEDSNLMSLYKKIFKAEFKCPPWFSSSAKKLIKRILDPNPMTRITIAEVIENEWFKKGYKPPSFEQVDVSLDDVDSIFNESGDSQNLVVERREERNVAPVTMNAFELISTSQGLNLNSLFEKQMDLVKRETRFTSKRPANEIISKIEEAAAPLGFGVKKNNFKLKLQGEKTGRKGHLSVATEIFEVAPSLYMVEVRKSGGDTLEFHNFYKNLSTGLKDIVWKSADESRKEADGGAGASAGAGANAGAGAGAGAGAGAGAGAGAGAGAGAGAGAGAGAGAGAGAGAGAGAGVVPSR
- the LOC103435169 gene encoding CBL-interacting protein kinase 23-like isoform X1, yielding MASRSNTGSRTRVGRYELGRTLGEGNFAKVKFARNVETGENFAIKVLDKEKVLKHKMIGQIKREISTMKLIRHPNVIRMYEVMASKTKIYIVLEFVTGGELFDKIASKGRLKEDEARKYFQQLINAVDYCHSRGVFHRDLKPENLLLDVSGTLKVSDFGLSALPQQVREDGLLHTTCGTPNYVAPEVINNKGYDGAKADLWSCGVILFVLMAGYLPFEDSNLMSLYKKIFKAEFKCPPWFSSSAKKLIKRILDPNPMTRITIAEVIENEWFKKGYKPPSFEQVDVSLDDVDSIFNESGDSQNLVVERREERNVAPVTMNAFELISTSQGLNLNSLFEKQMDLVKRETRFTSKRPANEIISKIEEAAAPLGFGVKKNNFKLKLQGEKTGRKGHLSVATEIFEVAPSLYMVEVRKSGGDTLEFHNFYKNLSTGLKDIVWKSADESRKEADGGAGASAGAGANAGAGAGAGAGAGAGAGAGAGAGAGAGAGAGAGAGAGAGARAGAGAGAGAGVVPSRKRTHSFVFSAFEKEYCGGKSTEAMREEVISSGGNVDPAPAASSAGASSPTVPANVGSVDGSIHGQGSKGASISCVGSQPPMTSLSTSAGGGGGGSSVFGSSRLSCRPWERGDLLRRLATFKPSNWFSKPKVISSLACARRGWVNVDVDKIACESCGASLGFALLPSWTPDEVQNAGDAFVKQLDSDHKVACPWRGNSCPESLVQFPPTPQSALIGGYKDRCDGLLQFHSLPKVAASAIEQMLVSRGPQVDRFLMAGEVDFKPESIPEQESSRDGSICLYSRAQKLISLCGWEPRWLLNAQDCEEHSAQSARNGYSLGPTYAQVHLSQEPGPSKKAVSASARKDAGKSKVLVKESRRDPRSPLLDCSLCGATVRILDFLTIPRPTRFTPNNIDLPDTSKKLGFTRGASAASGISGWVSADDAEKGQTEDRDEVATTTEGKTDVDLNLTMGGGFTFNRFGRPEMSENIQDGDMGRDLMIGQPAGSEVGDRAASYESRGPSSRKRSLEIGGSSVDRPHLRTQHTDSVEGTVIDRDGDEVTDGGQYSAGPSKRARDSDMFDTYCSSGAGPSHSMGIDIYADANRVASFPQGSDQFGIHSNMDSARASSVIAMDTICHGTDDDSMESVENYPGDVDDVHFPTSSTYGNLDMNDTSELNYSNQAQQSVGFQPVADAVLGEMGVSSTNDGEEIFNTETVTAQARDGISFGISGGSVGMCASHEAEIHGADVSVHRADSVVGDVEPRTEDAENQGQTGESAPDPGLMDEIVPDEINREDPHGDSQEMLSRSVGRADSGSKIDGSTKAESVESGEKISQSFKLENSARPSLSCNANVFSNYRTTKKEVENTGKSSFTNNCVYQESEYAVANGLGPPKGESNYEEPMEFDPIGHHNQFCPWVNGNVAAAGSSVCGSGTSADAVALCGWQLTLDALDALRSLGQDAIQTLQSESAASLYKDDHQTPSQKLLRDHSISRSQGQY